The following are encoded in a window of Clostridium thermarum genomic DNA:
- a CDS encoding acetylxylan esterase codes for MNLFDLPIEELREYKPELTKEKDFDDFWEGILAESDKYPLNDEVKPAAYPIDTIKVYDIYFDGFRNSRIHGRLVLPKGASAENKVPVVVYYHGYNWNNLVISHAFKFTVMGYGCLMMDVRGQDVESPDHNHYGNGGACGWMTKGILDHNNYYYLYAFMDSVRAIEFIKTREEIDVNKIAVEGGSQGGGLSLAVGALSKDVKVVMADIPYLCHFRRSVRLSTEGPYNEIYHYFKIHDSLHRTEDQVYRTLSYFDGMNLATRIKAKTLISVGLEDTVCPPSTCFAAYNHINAEKEIRVYPEYAHGGFTAHEEEKIAFIKKIFG; via the coding sequence ATGAATTTATTTGATTTACCAATTGAAGAACTTAGGGAATATAAACCAGAACTGACAAAAGAAAAGGATTTTGATGACTTTTGGGAGGGCATTTTAGCTGAATCTGATAAGTATCCACTCAATGATGAAGTTAAGCCGGCAGCTTATCCCATAGATACAATAAAAGTATATGATATTTACTTTGATGGCTTTAGAAATTCAAGGATTCACGGAAGGCTAGTACTGCCAAAGGGAGCCAGTGCAGAAAATAAGGTTCCGGTGGTGGTATATTATCATGGCTACAATTGGAACAACCTTGTTATAAGCCATGCCTTCAAGTTTACTGTTATGGGCTATGGATGCCTCATGATGGATGTAAGAGGTCAGGATGTAGAAAGTCCCGATCACAATCATTATGGCAATGGTGGGGCTTGCGGCTGGATGACCAAGGGTATTTTAGACCACAATAACTACTACTATTTATATGCTTTTATGGACTCTGTAAGGGCAATTGAGTTTATAAAAACCAGAGAAGAGATAGATGTAAATAAGATTGCGGTAGAGGGTGGAAGCCAAGGAGGTGGCCTATCTCTAGCAGTAGGTGCCCTTTCAAAGGATGTGAAGGTGGTTATGGCAGATATACCATACCTATGTCACTTTAGACGTTCTGTAAGGTTATCTACGGAGGGGCCTTACAATGAAATATATCATTATTTCAAAATTCATGACAGCTTACATAGGACAGAAGATCAGGTGTATAGGACCTTAAGTTATTTTGATGGCATGAATTTGGCCACAAGAATTAAGGCTAAGACCCTGATAAGTGTGGGGCTGGAGGACACAGTTTGCCCACCATCTACCTGCTTTGCTGCATACAATCATATTAATGCAGAAAAGGAAATCAGAGTTTATCCTGAATATGCTCACGGAGGATTTACAGCCCATGAAGAAGAAAAAATTGCTTTTATAAAAAAGATATTTGGCTAG
- a CDS encoding radical SAM protein: MKISKKDALAWFEFFAMLPEDEEPMPKQLEIIYSTFAQIEAAIDHRNDRLMSEINGLKTLKNRTYFVGNESKFPKGCTSCLFGTGLSAIRKTNKCNIECKFCYNYGELDSQPPIGEGIWEIGGTKFYEKDIDLLLSIQQKPTGVSYVYLEPFMEIEKYYPVIKKFSAAGIHQHLYTNGTLATEESLKALGEAGLDELRFNLGASNCSDKVIKNIVIAKKYIKKVGIETPMTPEFFEAFFKKKQAILDTKLDFINCAELHLNENNIHNYYGENMYISRHGYISPIWSRELSLKFMKIAVEENWDLAVHDCSNHTKFARGLNLSNKEGKWFGASNYACEFPRIPYEVFLPILRDENFKFLSEEELPAGYKAGELIF, translated from the coding sequence ATGAAAATCTCAAAGAAGGATGCCTTGGCATGGTTTGAATTTTTTGCAATGTTACCGGAGGATGAGGAGCCAATGCCAAAGCAGCTAGAAATTATTTACTCTACCTTTGCCCAGATAGAGGCAGCCATAGATCACAGAAATGATAGATTAATGTCAGAAATTAATGGTTTAAAGACCTTAAAGAATAGAACCTATTTTGTAGGAAATGAAAGCAAATTTCCAAAGGGCTGCACTTCTTGTCTCTTTGGTACCGGTTTGAGTGCCATAAGAAAAACAAACAAATGCAATATAGAGTGTAAGTTCTGCTACAATTATGGAGAGTTAGATAGTCAACCTCCCATTGGGGAAGGTATATGGGAAATTGGTGGTACCAAGTTCTATGAGAAGGATATTGATTTACTCCTTTCCATACAGCAAAAACCCACCGGAGTTTCCTACGTTTACTTAGAGCCCTTCATGGAAATTGAAAAATACTATCCGGTTATAAAAAAGTTTAGTGCTGCAGGAATCCATCAGCATCTATATACAAATGGTACTTTAGCCACAGAAGAGAGCTTAAAAGCTCTAGGTGAAGCGGGTCTTGACGAACTACGTTTCAACCTGGGTGCCTCCAATTGTTCTGACAAGGTCATCAAAAATATTGTAATAGCTAAAAAATACATAAAAAAAGTGGGTATTGAAACCCCAATGACTCCGGAGTTTTTCGAGGCATTCTTTAAGAAAAAACAAGCTATCCTAGATACAAAGCTGGACTTTATCAATTGTGCAGAATTACACCTAAATGAGAATAACATACATAATTACTATGGCGAAAACATGTACATTTCAAGACATGGCTACATATCTCCTATTTGGAGCAGAGAATTATCCCTAAAGTTCATGAAAATAGCCGTAGAAGAAAATTGGGATTTAGCTGTTCATGATTGTTCAAACCACACAAAGTTTGCAAGAGGTTTAAATTTGAGCAACAAAGAGGGTAAGTGGTTCGGAGCCAGTAACTATGCCTGTGAATTTCCCAGAATTCCCTATGAAGTATTTCTGCCAATACTAAGGGATGAAAACTTCAAATTTTTAAGCGAGGAAGAATTGCCTGCGGGCTATAAAGCAGGAGAGCTGATTTTCTAG
- a CDS encoding GntP family permease — translation MQVTALGAIVGLVLAIYLIIKKVHPAYGLILGGIVGGIVGGAGVTGTVTLMMDGAKGIIPAVLRILTAGVLAGVLIETGAAAKIAETIVDKLGESNALIALSLATLVLTTVGVFIDVAVITVAPIAIAIAKRANFTKTGILIAMIGGGKAGNMMSPNPNAIAASDAFKLPLTSIMAAGIVPAIVGLIVTIIVSRKLAKKGSAVEQNEISSTFEEKPGFLPAIVGPLVAIIILSLRPLFHISIDPMVALPVGGVIGALAMGKIKNINKYATVGLAKMSGVAILLLGTGTISGIIANSALKDVIINSLNTIGLPAFALAPIAGILMSGATASTTSGTAVGSQVFGPTLLELGVQPLSAGAMIHTGATVMDHLPHGSFFHATGGSVFMDMKERLKLIPYESLIGLSMTIVSTIIFGLLR, via the coding sequence ATGCAGGTTACAGCATTAGGAGCAATTGTGGGACTTGTATTAGCAATCTATCTAATTATTAAAAAGGTTCATCCGGCTTATGGGTTGATACTTGGTGGAATAGTCGGTGGTATAGTAGGTGGCGCAGGCGTTACTGGTACAGTTACATTAATGATGGATGGCGCCAAAGGAATAATTCCAGCAGTACTAAGAATACTTACAGCCGGTGTCCTTGCGGGAGTACTTATTGAAACAGGAGCAGCAGCAAAAATTGCGGAAACTATTGTAGATAAGCTTGGAGAATCCAATGCATTGATTGCTCTTTCTCTAGCTACATTGGTATTGACAACAGTAGGAGTATTTATAGATGTAGCAGTTATAACCGTTGCGCCAATTGCAATTGCAATAGCAAAAAGAGCTAATTTCACAAAAACAGGTATACTTATAGCAATGATTGGTGGAGGTAAGGCCGGTAATATGATGTCACCAAATCCAAATGCCATAGCTGCCTCTGATGCCTTTAAGCTTCCATTAACTTCAATTATGGCAGCAGGAATTGTACCGGCCATAGTTGGTCTTATAGTTACTATAATTGTATCCAGGAAGCTGGCTAAAAAAGGTTCTGCAGTAGAACAAAACGAGATTTCATCAACTTTTGAAGAAAAACCGGGATTTTTGCCAGCAATAGTTGGACCATTGGTAGCAATCATAATATTATCCTTAAGACCATTATTCCACATTAGTATAGATCCAATGGTAGCACTTCCTGTAGGTGGTGTAATCGGTGCTTTAGCTATGGGTAAGATAAAAAATATTAATAAGTATGCAACGGTAGGACTCGCAAAAATGAGCGGAGTAGCTATACTGTTACTTGGAACCGGAACAATTTCAGGAATAATTGCAAACTCAGCCTTGAAAGATGTAATAATAAATTCACTTAACACTATAGGACTTCCTGCTTTTGCTTTAGCACCTATAGCAGGTATATTAATGTCCGGAGCAACAGCATCTACAACCTCCGGTACAGCAGTAGGAAGCCAGGTATTTGGGCCTACATTGTTAGAGCTTGGTGTACAACCATTATCAGCTGGGGCTATGATTCATACCGGAGCAACAGTAATGGATCATCTTCCACACGGAAGCTTCTTCCATGCTACCGGCGGCAGCGTATTTATGGATATGAAGGAAAGATTGAAGCTTATACCTTATGAATCCTTGATCGGATTATCTATGACTATAGTTTCAACTATAATATTTGGTTTATTAAGATAA
- a CDS encoding CdaR family transcriptional regulator: MIKLTEHLAQNIVDKMMEVIPYNVNIMNADGIIIGSGDKSRIGQLHQGAVKAIREEKLIAVHKIAGGAKPGVNVPIYFNNEIMGVIGISGDPSTVEAFASIVKVTAELLINQEYAFNERRTRERVKEEFLYQWAYSKDYDENFLHMAEALHIDLNINRTAVVINNGEKNIVDKLKKYLYPEEYVVRINLGRVLIFMKADNKLNKRIITLCESLYNITKVGVGSKQEIMSKSVQQAIKAIGITEKLGMKKKICNYSELAFIDSIVKTIKKDSFYSLVEKINEESKGLDLIDTLITYIMLNGEVNSTAAELHIHRNSLNYRLKKIQEITGKDPRNFVELMELFIACILYKLK; the protein is encoded by the coding sequence ATGATCAAGCTTACAGAGCATTTAGCTCAAAATATTGTGGATAAGATGATGGAGGTAATCCCCTATAACGTAAATATTATGAATGCTGATGGCATCATAATTGGCAGCGGGGATAAAAGCAGAATAGGACAGCTTCATCAAGGGGCTGTAAAGGCAATCAGAGAAGAGAAACTCATAGCTGTTCATAAGATTGCAGGAGGGGCAAAGCCAGGTGTCAATGTTCCTATATATTTTAACAATGAAATTATGGGGGTTATAGGCATAAGCGGCGATCCCAGTACTGTGGAGGCTTTTGCATCGATTGTAAAAGTTACTGCGGAGCTGCTCATAAACCAAGAATATGCCTTCAATGAGAGAAGGACAAGAGAAAGAGTAAAGGAAGAGTTTTTATATCAATGGGCCTATAGCAAGGATTACGATGAGAACTTCTTACATATGGCTGAAGCCTTACACATAGACTTAAATATAAATAGAACTGCTGTAGTCATAAATAACGGTGAAAAAAACATAGTTGATAAACTCAAGAAGTATTTATACCCAGAAGAATACGTAGTGAGGATAAATCTCGGAAGGGTTCTAATCTTTATGAAAGCTGATAATAAGCTTAACAAAAGGATCATAACTCTTTGTGAAAGCCTGTATAACATAACTAAAGTGGGAGTGGGCAGCAAGCAGGAGATTATGTCCAAGTCTGTTCAACAGGCCATAAAGGCTATTGGCATTACAGAAAAGCTGGGAATGAAGAAGAAGATATGTAATTATAGTGAATTGGCCTTTATTGACTCCATAGTAAAGACTATAAAAAAAGATAGCTTTTATAGTCTGGTGGAAAAGATTAATGAAGAATCAAAGGGCTTAGATTTAATTGATACACTAATTACATATATTATGTTAAATGGAGAGGTAAACAGCACGGCGGCTGAACTGCATATTCATAGAAACAGCTTAAACTATAGGTTAAAAAAGATTCAGGAAATTACCGGAAAAGACCCGAGAAATTTTGTAGAATTGATGGAACTTTTTATAGCATGTATATTGTATAAATTAAAGTAA
- a CDS encoding glycerate kinase, with protein sequence MKFVLAPDSFKESMTAKEAADAMERGIKKIMPHAEFVQVPMADGGEGTVQSLVDATEGELIETEVTGPLGKRTKAVFGILGDKITAVIEMASASGIHLVKKEDRNPLYTTTYGTGELIKAALDKGVKRIFIGIGGSATNDGGSGMLQALGGKLLDKNGQELSFGGGALGKLHRIDLTNLDSRLKEVIIEVACDVTNPLTGITGASHVFGPQKGATPEIVEILDRNLVHYADIIRQQLDKDVENIPGAGAAGGLGGGLMAFLNAELKRGVDLVIKYTALEEKLQGASYVFTGEGSIDAQTVFGKTPFGVAKTAKKFGIPVIAFAGRIGDGVEVLYENGIDSIIGIVPGAVSLEEALQKGEINLERAAENIARILKKAH encoded by the coding sequence ATGAAATTTGTTTTAGCGCCGGATTCTTTCAAAGAGAGTATGACAGCTAAAGAAGCAGCTGATGCTATGGAAAGAGGAATAAAAAAAATAATGCCCCATGCTGAATTTGTACAAGTGCCAATGGCTGATGGTGGCGAGGGGACGGTTCAGTCCTTGGTAGATGCTACAGAGGGCGAGTTAATAGAAACTGAAGTTACAGGTCCCTTAGGAAAAAGGACAAAAGCTGTCTTTGGAATTCTGGGGGATAAGATTACAGCGGTAATAGAAATGGCCAGTGCCAGTGGAATTCATCTTGTAAAAAAGGAAGACAGAAATCCGCTTTATACAACAACTTACGGTACAGGAGAACTTATAAAAGCTGCTTTAGATAAGGGCGTTAAAAGAATTTTTATCGGAATCGGTGGAAGTGCAACCAATGATGGAGGATCAGGAATGCTTCAGGCACTAGGTGGCAAGCTACTGGATAAAAATGGACAAGAACTTTCTTTTGGGGGTGGGGCCTTAGGAAAGCTTCATAGGATAGATTTAACCAATCTGGATTCAAGACTTAAAGAGGTTATCATAGAAGTAGCCTGTGATGTCACAAATCCATTGACAGGAATAACAGGAGCTTCACATGTATTTGGCCCACAAAAGGGAGCAACACCTGAAATTGTAGAAATATTAGACAGAAATTTAGTTCATTATGCAGACATCATAAGGCAGCAGCTTGATAAGGATGTTGAGAATATTCCAGGTGCCGGAGCTGCCGGCGGACTTGGAGGAGGCCTTATGGCATTCTTAAATGCAGAGCTTAAAAGAGGTGTTGATCTTGTAATAAAGTACACCGCACTGGAAGAAAAGCTACAAGGTGCAAGCTATGTGTTTACCGGAGAAGGAAGTATAGACGCCCAAACGGTATTTGGGAAAACTCCTTTTGGCGTGGCTAAGACAGCAAAGAAATTTGGAATTCCGGTTATAGCCTTTGCAGGAAGGATAGGCGATGGCGTGGAAGTACTCTATGAAAATGGCATAGACTCCATAATCGGCATAGTGCCCGGTGCGGTATCACTGGAAGAGGCACTGCAAAAGGGAGAGATAAATCTAGAAAGAGCAGCAGAGAATATTGCAAGAATATTAAAAAAAGCCCATTAA
- a CDS encoding glycoside hydrolase family 31 protein gives MFGNIKSYNKADNKVFIQYENIMATVEVINPYIINFFVPLHREQRVSKAVENLEVEPCSFDAKEEKNSILITTERLQVRIFDEFKVDIYDEMGRVICEDYRGDRKPAPRRTGDFKLAEEEGHKTAQEQGAEVTIVKKMEEDMFFYGFGEKTGHLNKKGYHYKMWNTDDPSPHVESYEALYKSIPFFIAMKDKKAFGIFFDNTFETHFDMGKENQNYYYFSSVDGNLDYYFIYGPSVKEVVGGYTKLTGRAPLPQLWALGYHQSRWSYSPEESVWELADNFRKRDIPCDVIHFDIDYMDGYRVFTWDKNRFPNPKDFLAKLKEKGFKAVTIIDPGVKKDKGYKIYDEGLEKGYYATDKDGVTYVNRVWPGDSVYPDFANEKVRNWWADNQKIMMDYGVSGIWNDMNEPASFNGPLPMDVMFNNDGIEAQHKEIHNVYGHYMSKATYEGIKKYTGKRPFVITRACYAGTQKYSTVWTGDNQSLWEHLRMSLPMLMNLGLSGMAFCGTDVGGFGHDCTPELLSRWVQVGAFTPLFRNHSAMNTRDQEPWAFDEKTEEINRKYIKLRYKLLPYIYDIMWQVENTGLPVIRPLLLNYQEDGNTYEINDEFLCGDNILVAPIVEQGRKVRTVYLPEGDNWVDYWTKEEFQGGQHIIKEAPLDVCPIYIKAGSVIPNYPPQNYVGEIEVKELTLDIYPPVKGESSSYLHYQDDGESFEYRDGKYNLFEFLLENNNELSISVSTKNDGFNKKYEGLKLHINNVEPSEIVVDGVKVDFDKSEGGIDFVVSLKGEHNIKIK, from the coding sequence ATGTTCGGAAATATTAAGTCTTATAATAAAGCAGATAATAAAGTATTCATCCAATATGAAAATATCATGGCAACGGTAGAAGTTATTAATCCGTACATAATTAACTTTTTTGTACCGCTGCATAGAGAACAGCGTGTATCAAAAGCCGTAGAAAACTTGGAAGTTGAACCATGCAGCTTTGATGCTAAAGAGGAGAAGAACTCTATATTAATTACTACAGAAAGGCTTCAGGTTAGGATTTTTGATGAGTTTAAGGTTGATATATATGATGAGATGGGCAGGGTAATCTGTGAGGATTATAGGGGAGATAGAAAGCCGGCCCCAAGAAGAACCGGAGACTTTAAATTAGCGGAAGAAGAAGGGCATAAGACAGCTCAGGAACAAGGAGCAGAGGTAACCATTGTAAAGAAGATGGAAGAGGATATGTTCTTCTATGGCTTTGGAGAAAAGACAGGTCATCTAAATAAAAAAGGCTACCATTACAAGATGTGGAATACGGATGATCCAAGTCCTCATGTGGAATCATATGAAGCACTTTATAAATCGATTCCCTTTTTCATAGCTATGAAGGATAAAAAGGCCTTTGGTATTTTCTTTGATAATACCTTTGAAACCCATTTTGATATGGGAAAAGAAAATCAGAATTATTACTACTTCTCATCAGTGGATGGAAACTTGGACTATTACTTTATCTATGGACCAAGTGTAAAAGAAGTAGTGGGAGGCTATACAAAGCTTACCGGAAGAGCTCCCCTGCCTCAGCTTTGGGCCTTGGGATATCACCAGTCCAGATGGTCCTATAGTCCTGAGGAAAGTGTGTGGGAGCTTGCAGATAATTTCAGAAAAAGAGATATTCCCTGTGACGTTATACACTTTGACATAGATTACATGGATGGCTACAGAGTATTTACCTGGGATAAAAACAGGTTCCCAAATCCCAAAGATTTCTTGGCAAAATTAAAGGAAAAAGGCTTTAAGGCTGTTACTATAATTGACCCAGGTGTTAAAAAGGATAAGGGTTATAAAATATATGATGAGGGTCTTGAAAAGGGCTATTATGCCACAGATAAAGATGGAGTAACCTATGTAAACAGAGTGTGGCCTGGAGATTCCGTTTATCCGGACTTCGCCAATGAGAAGGTAAGAAATTGGTGGGCGGATAATCAAAAGATAATGATGGATTACGGTGTTTCCGGCATATGGAATGACATGAACGAGCCCGCCAGCTTCAATGGACCGCTGCCTATGGATGTAATGTTCAATAATGATGGTATCGAGGCGCAGCATAAGGAAATACACAATGTCTATGGACACTATATGTCAAAGGCCACCTATGAGGGTATAAAGAAGTATACCGGCAAAAGACCCTTTGTTATAACAAGAGCCTGCTATGCTGGAACACAAAAGTATTCCACCGTATGGACCGGAGATAATCAGAGCCTTTGGGAGCATCTTAGAATGTCATTGCCCATGCTTATGAACTTAGGCTTAAGCGGTATGGCCTTCTGCGGTACTGATGTAGGTGGCTTTGGACACGATTGTACACCGGAGCTCTTAAGCAGATGGGTGCAGGTAGGAGCCTTTACTCCACTGTTTAGAAATCACTCCGCAATGAACACAAGAGATCAGGAGCCTTGGGCCTTTGATGAAAAGACAGAAGAAATCAATAGGAAGTATATAAAGCTTAGATATAAGCTGTTACCGTATATATATGATATAATGTGGCAGGTGGAGAACACCGGACTTCCTGTAATCAGGCCACTGCTGCTGAACTATCAAGAAGATGGTAACACCTATGAAATAAACGATGAATTCCTGTGCGGAGATAATATATTGGTGGCGCCGATAGTTGAGCAGGGAAGAAAGGTTAGAACGGTGTATCTGCCTGAAGGAGACAACTGGGTAGATTATTGGACTAAGGAAGAGTTCCAAGGGGGGCAGCATATAATTAAGGAAGCTCCGCTGGATGTTTGTCCTATATATATTAAGGCTGGTTCAGTTATACCGAACTACCCACCTCAAAATTATGTTGGAGAAATAGAGGTTAAAGAACTAACATTGGATATTTATCCACCGGTTAAGGGAGAAAGTTCCTCCTATCTGCACTATCAAGATGATGGAGAGAGCTTTGAATATAGGGATGGAAAGTATAATTTATTTGAATTCCTACTAGAAAACAATAATGAGCTTAGCATCTCAGTATCTACTAAAAATGATGGTTTTAACAAGAAATATGAAGGCTTAAAACTGCATATCAACAATGTAGAACCATCAGAGATAGTGGTTGATGGGGTTAAGGTTGATTTTGATAAGAGTGAAGGCGGTATTGATTTTGTAGTATCTCTAAAGGGAGAACACAATATAAAAATAAAATAG
- a CDS encoding cytochrome c biogenesis CcdA family protein gives MNNVSIILAFAAGLLSFLSPCVLPLVPAYISYLTGTSAKVVNAQKTKLYAVYKALGFVIGFSMIFIIMGASATSFGRLFLKHQNSFRMISGTLIIIFGIHTTGLLKIKFFYREFRFLKFNSDRKSYSSILIGMAFAGGWTPCVGPILGSILLYASNLSTIYKGILLLVVYSLGLATPFLLTAYAIDQFTNLMTKYRKYLPSVSIISGILMIIMGVLIFTNKLSILAQYFNFINF, from the coding sequence ATGAATAATGTTTCAATTATACTTGCCTTTGCTGCAGGTTTATTATCATTTCTTTCACCCTGTGTGCTGCCCTTAGTGCCTGCTTACATAAGCTATCTCACCGGAACTTCTGCAAAGGTTGTAAATGCTCAAAAAACAAAACTCTATGCAGTATACAAGGCTTTAGGCTTTGTTATTGGTTTTTCCATGATTTTCATCATAATGGGAGCTTCAGCAACTTCCTTCGGCAGGCTATTTCTTAAGCATCAAAACAGCTTTAGAATGATAAGCGGTACTTTGATTATCATTTTTGGCATTCATACTACCGGACTATTAAAAATAAAGTTCTTCTATCGAGAATTCAGATTTCTTAAGTTTAATTCTGACCGCAAAAGTTACAGTTCAATCCTAATTGGAATGGCCTTTGCCGGCGGCTGGACTCCATGTGTGGGACCAATTTTAGGTTCCATACTGCTGTATGCTTCAAATCTGAGTACAATTTATAAGGGTATCCTGCTTTTGGTGGTATATTCGCTAGGCTTGGCAACACCTTTTCTGCTGACGGCCTATGCCATAGACCAATTTACTAATCTAATGACTAAGTACAGAAAGTACCTTCCCTCAGTATCAATTATCAGTGGTATTCTAATGATAATTATGGGCGTATTAATATTTACAAATAAGCTAAGCATATTAGCTCAATATTTCAATTTTATAAACTTTTAA
- a CDS encoding TlpA disulfide reductase family protein: MKKIIPFAVLVFILFGSAYYIVSNNNLLPNNLSTEENKDSVNDDVNSKVASNEDTKEEEVKVKAPDFTLTDTQGNKVTLSDLKGKKVYLNFWATWCPPCRKEMPDIEKLYQETKDSDLVILAVNLGEDKDTVTAFADKNNYNFRILLDSAETVAIDYQIRSIPTSYFIDEEGYVRAGKIGLMTLEEMKQYVELLNK; the protein is encoded by the coding sequence ATGAAAAAAATAATTCCTTTTGCAGTGTTGGTATTTATCCTGTTCGGCAGTGCCTACTACATAGTCTCCAACAATAACCTTTTACCGAATAATTTAAGCACTGAAGAAAATAAAGATTCAGTTAATGATGATGTGAACTCAAAAGTGGCTAGTAATGAAGATACTAAAGAAGAAGAAGTAAAAGTAAAGGCTCCGGATTTTACTCTTACAGATACTCAGGGCAACAAAGTTACTCTTAGCGACCTTAAGGGTAAAAAGGTATATTTAAACTTTTGGGCCACTTGGTGTCCTCCTTGTAGAAAAGAGATGCCGGACATTGAGAAGCTGTACCAAGAGACAAAGGACTCTGATCTTGTAATCCTGGCAGTTAATTTAGGTGAAGATAAAGACACAGTTACTGCATTTGCAGATAAAAACAACTACAACTTCAGGATTCTATTAGATTCCGCTGAAACTGTAGCAATTGATTATCAAATCCGTTCGATTCCAACTTCCTACTTTATAGATGAAGAAGGTTACGTAAGAGCCGGAAAAATCGGCCTTATGACTTTGGAAGAGATGAAGCAATATGTGGAACTTTTAAATAAATAA